The following proteins are encoded in a genomic region of Phragmites australis chromosome 9, lpPhrAust1.1, whole genome shotgun sequence:
- the LOC133927988 gene encoding alpha carbonic anhydrase 8-like, protein MKEGGWGSQSSDAESATEARPPKDPAGDQRWPEAPRAAPAPKPSAPAPEPSTPAEPEPQAPPCPKPRAAAAPEQPTPSEPTPSTSRAGQVATAEVVVATAAPMWQPLGTPSASAERARKGPSAWPSSSQAPEPLPNVLGSAREVIERLEAAMAVERGELERDHIALVEERGG, encoded by the exons ATGAAGGAAGGAGGCTGGGGCAGCCAGTCGTCGGACGCGGAGTCCGCGACGGAGGCCAG gccgcccaaggaccctGCCGGAGACCAGAGGTGGCCAGAGGCGCCAAGGGCGGCCCCCGCTCCCAAGCCGAGCGCGCCTGCGCCTGAACCGAGCACGCCGGCGGAACCGGAGCCGCAGGCACCGCCCTGCCCTAAGCCAAGGGCAGCGGCCGCACCCGAGCAGCCGACGCCATCCGAGCCCACACCGAGCACTTCAAGGGCGGGGCAAGTGGCCACAGCGGAAGTGGTCGTGGCGACGGCGGCACCAATGTGGCAGCCATTGGGGACCCCAAGCGCCTCTGCTGAGAGGGCTCGCAAGGGACCCAGCGCCTGGCCGTCATCCAGCCAGGCTCCAGAGCCCCTCCCGAACGTGCTTGGAAGCGctcgggaggtgatcgagcggctggaggcggccatgGCGGTGGAGCGAGGAGAGCTCGAAAGGGACCACATCGCCCTCGTCGAAGAGAGGGGCGGCTAG